A window of Lysobacter sp. TY2-98 genomic DNA:
GCTGGCGTACTCGCTGGTGCAGAGCATGGCCCTGCAGTCGCAGGCCCAGTCGTTCAGCGGCGACCTCACCGCGTTCTACGACGGCAAGCGCGTGCCGGTCGTCGATGCGGCATCGATCCCCGCGGCGCTGCGCGGCTATGTGCAGCAGGCGCTGGACCTCGGCCTCATCAATGCGCGCTTCGTGGTGGAGCAGGGCCCGTACGACCTGCAGCCGACGCTCAAGGCCTACTTCGATCCGAACAAGACGGTGACGCGCGCAGCGTTCGCGGTCGCGGCGGGTCGATACCTCACGGCGTACCGCGCAGCGGAGGATTGATCGCGCTCCCCCACCGCGCGACTCGCGACGCGCAAAAAACGCCCCGGGTGACCGGGGCGTTTCTTCTGAGCGCGACGTGCGTGCCGCTCAGGTGCCGCGTGCAGCGCGCTCGGCCGCGCGGATCGCATCGACGTCGAGTGGCCGGATCACTTCGATGCGGCACGACATCGGGGCGACGTTGCGACTGAGCGGCGTCACGCGATCGAAGCGTGCCGAGACGCGGCTCCCGCTGTCGCTGAGGCTGATCGCCTGCGCCCACTCGAGTTCCGAGCAGTCGGACACTTCGAGCAGCCACGCGCGCGACGGCGACGTCCACACCGCGAGCGCATCGCGCCCGAGCGGCGTCCACTCCTTGAGCGGCGCGAGATACGGAAAGCTGTCGACCGGCGCGCCGGCGTGTTCGCGATACAGCGCGAGCTTGCTGGCGGTCCTGTCGTCACGGCCGGTGGCGCAGGCGGACAGCGACATGGCCAGGAGTGCGAGCAGGGCGAGGCGACGCATGGCGGCGGCTCCAAAGCAGGGATGGGCTGATGATGCGCCGATGCGAAACGCACGGAAGGCCGCCGCGTCGTCCCGTTAAGGCGCGATGCGGCTTGCCAACGCCTCCACGCGTCCGTAACATGCCGCCTCCCACGGCGACCCCGTGGTTCGTGGCCGGGTAGCTCAGTTGGTAGAGCAGGGGATTGAAAATCCCCGTGTCGGCGGTTCGATTCCGTCCCCGGCCACCACGAATTCAAGGCGTTACGAAACCCGCACCTCGTGCGGGTTTTTCGTTTATGGCGCCAGTGTGCCGTCGATCCGACACGCCGCCCCGCGAAGGTGATCCGCCGCAAGGTGGGCATACCGCAGGACCATCTCGAAGCTGGCCCAACTGCCCAGCTCCATCAGCTCCTGTAGAGGCGTCCCGTTCTGGACGTGTCACGAGGCCCACGTGTGCCCGGCGGCCGAGCACCGGCGAGTGGGCTGAGCATTCGCATTCGGACCGATCTAGAGGACTATGCGCCGGTATGTGCCGCAGGGACGGTGGATTTCCAAAGCCCAGGCGGCTAGCGCCCCGTCTTGTGGCACAGCTCGCGCGGTTTCGTCACTTCGCGGTTGTAGCAGGTGGCAAACGGAAGCGGCCCCATGGCGGCCCCTCCGACCGCCTCGTGAAGCTGCAACGCTTTATGGAAATACCTGTCCGCAGCGGCCTTGTCTCCTCGCAGAAACGCTGTATCTCCCATGTCGTCGAACATCAGGGACTGGAGTTCAAGAATCCCTTTAGGAGTTGCTCCGGTGCGCCTCGCGTAATCGATAAACGCGCGCATTTCCTCGTAGGATCCGCCCCATCGCGGCGTGAGAAACAAGATGTAGCGGCCACGTATCAGCCGATTCGTGGGC
This region includes:
- a CDS encoding DUF6491 family protein; translation: MRRLALLALLAMSLSACATGRDDRTASKLALYREHAGAPVDSFPYLAPLKEWTPLGRDALAVWTSPSRAWLLEVSDCSELEWAQAISLSDSGSRVSARFDRVTPLSRNVAPMSCRIEVIRPLDVDAIRAAERAARGT